AAATGCTCGGACCCTgctgttttattgaaatattctgATCCTGCTGATCAGACAGTGATTCTTCCAACAACCTTTCAATTTTGGCTAAAATTGCGTTTTAAGGGAGATTAAATGAAGTTTGTTGAGTTGATACTTACATGGCTCCGGGACTGCAATGCTAACAGGACGTTGCTGCTGCGGTTCCATAGAATTGAAAACTCCGTTTTTCAGTAactaaatttgttcaaatcagTTAATGGTAGTTTAAACCCAATGTATCTCTCCCAACACCTTTATTACAACTCCCTTTTACCCAACAGCAATCACACGTTTGAACATTACACTGACTTAATctatgtgtaaattttttattgattttttagcaAATGATTATGAATCACATAACACAAAGTGTAACACAAAAAGCCCCTTTCAGACACTGCTACTTGATTCTTCGATCATGTAAGGCAGTGTTGTAGCCATGGGATGAATATTCGGAGGGGGTAGTTTGGAGCCCCTGCGGGATGGTGGTGTTGGAGGTCGTATTTCCTGTTTGGTTAAAATGCGTGCTTAAATAGGAGGGTTATGAATTTCCCAGATGAAGCATGAAGCAGCATAGTTAAAGCCATGCTTACCAAAGAACCTCTGTCAGCCAAAGTGACTTCGCTAATAGAGCTTATCGGAGCCATGCCTAGAAGGTTACCGCGACTACTTACAAGGTCAGGTACTTCATCGTCTTCTTCGTCGTCGAaatcttcataattttcttcttcatttgcGTTCTCTTCATCTTCCTCCAACATCGGACTTAAGATTTCTGATGTTACATCCGGAGTGTCCCAAGTCAACTCACTTGCGCTGTCTACGAATGAAGAATCTTAACGATTTGTAGAAGCactcaaaaatattaacaaaccCCTGAAACTAATTCTTTTTTGCCTCTCTCTTCTGCTGTCACTCTTCTTAAGGGGATTCAAAGGTACTTCTTCAGGAATAggtatttctttttcaaaaccTGCAGTAATTTTGGTAGTGCCATTGGTTTGTTCCGCATTGTGTACTTTTCCATTCGGTTGTTTTGTTGGTTCTAAATCAGCAGgctataaatattcaaattaaaactctTTAATATCAAAGAATGTGGAGCATGTTTACAGGCTTATTGTTATCCTGAAGCATCAAAGCTGCCTGTTGCTTGGATAGTAATATACCGGCATCAGTCTCAAATTCCTTTctttgtttgtaatttttattggttCTGTAGACGTCGTAGCTAATGCAAATTAGCACCAAAACAAAGAACGAAgctagaattattattattaaatgttcaacGTTGTCTTCTTCTACTGAGTCAGTGGCATAGAAAGAAGTGTAAAGGACTCTTTGAGGAGCGTCTTGGACCCACGTCTTGTCTTTACCctataaaactgaaataaatttgattatccATGATTAGTTCCAATGCCTTTACTtgactaatatttaaatttggagTCCCAGGAGTCTTCTCATGGACAATATCAAAATCTGCGCTGCACTGAGCGCTTCTGACTCCATGAgaattggaaatattaatattctCAGTGCCAGTTTTGGTAAACAACATGTATTCTTCCAAAGGCTTCATTACATGCTCGTTGACTTCAATAAGAATGtctgtaaattattttatgtttatacaTTCCCAGTGAAACCTAAGGAAAACTGACTAGATAGACAGCCACTAAACTtcttgaaaattgcaaatcttGGATCATTAGTCTCTTGTCCTCCAATTTGGACCTCGTTAGCTCCGGAGTCTGGAATGTTGCTGAAGGTCTGCGCAGGTATTTGTTCCATTATTGTCCGTTCCTTGTCGACCAACAATTCTGACTCGTTGAAATCTCTTTTATAGTAAACCGAATGTCTGGCTCCATTTATGAAGCTCTTCTTGTTCACTGTGGCAGAAAACACTGCTCCCTCTCTATCTTCCTGGATTATCAGATAGCCTTCCATGCTGAGACCCACCAGCAAGTAATAACTTCGACTGCAATTAATTTGATAATGATGAAATTTGTGTTTGAATTTAACTGTCGCGGATCATACTTGTTTTCTGTTTGGAGTAATAGTAGAACGGTGTTTTTCTGCCTTGCATCTTGGCTAGAGAACGCTACTTGAATTTTTACATGATCTACTGTGTCGTTTAGGATGAAGCGTCTGCTCAATATGGCCTCACCATTGAAGTCAGCTCCtaaaattaatcataatttttaaagcttcTTGAAACTTGCAAGAGTTTTCATTAAACGAATACTTCTTTTACATAAATCACaaatgattttcttcaaaataaataaaaatagatttttgggAAATCCTTTTCACAGAACCTGGACCTTCCAAATGCACGAGTTGCAGGATGGAAgctaagaatttttcaaatttccactAGGAGAGAGAATCTCTTTGAAACAGAATGAAAATATGTTGTCTCTAGGTTGAAGACTTCAATGAAGAGTCTCTGCCATATGACCACCCTCGATTTTATACCTAAAAACACCGTTAGATAGAACCTCTATACCTTTCTCCTCATTGCAAAACTCTCCATAGTAACTCGTATGCTCGCAGTCACAAGTATGCTCTTGGTTCCTAAAGTCCTCTATACAGGTACCTCCATTCTTGCAGGGCTCCTCATCGCACTTCATGTTGCAGTTTGCAATTACACCTGCAAGTTCAACCCAATTTCACCAATTTTTCATGTCTAAAAAAAACCTTCACCAACCTTTCCTGGTCTGATTAATCTTCGTTGGAAGGTCGATGAGAGTATCTCCTATTTGAAAGCCTCTGAAGCAACCCACGTAgcctaaattaaaaaattcgcaCATTTGCAATATTTACGTCATTTGGTTCCAGTAACTTACCAGGAAGGTCTGTGAGGTCATCAGATACCTTCAATAGGGTTTCGATGTCGTAACCTCCAACATACAATTGGAAGTATTCAGTTGGAGGAGCTGGTGGTCTTTGAGGAGCTAAAACTTCTGCGAAAAAGTAGATCAGGTTGATATGGAGTTGGTTATTTAATGTTGATAAAACCTTTGTCGGGATTTGTCCAAGGTTTGTTGGAATAGACCTCCAAGAGCTTAATCCCAAGAGGTATAGAGCTATTTCTGTCATTCACGAACATAGTGGTCTTATTTGCCTCCCTGACTATGGCAATTTGCACTGGTTTACTAGAGTTTAAATCCTTGAATGGTACTGTTATATTGTAGATTTGGTTCTCACGATTAAACAAGTATTCCACTTTTCTTCCttcaaatatcattttttagtGATGATTTCTTCATGTAAAGCCCTCAAATATTACCTTCAATAATGTGCAAATGCACGAAGTTGTTCAGATGGTCGTTTGCATAAAATACTAAAGAATAATTATCATAAGTCCGCAAATTCACCAAAATCCTCTTCTTGAAGATATCGCTCAGCACTGCCTTCTCCTCTTCAGTGTCATTAGTGAAGTAGTTTTTGTGAATGTACGACTCACTTTGAGTAAATGTTACTGCATTGATGTTTATGTCTAAAATGAGTTTTCTAAGTTGAGAGTTTTTGGAGTAAATGTAGGACCTACTGGTCTCGCAGTATTGCCCTTTGTAGGCCCAGGGGTTGGGGCAAATGCACTCAAAAGTGCTCCACAGCTCCTTACATTGGGCCTTGTTTTTGCATGGGTTAGGCACGCATGAAGGTTTGCAGTCCTTGATAATTTCACTTAAATGAACACTCATGTAACTGTAAATGTCTAAAACTTCGTCGTTTACTACCAGCCCTCGAAAACACCCAATTAACCCTTGATGAACCGAAGTTCTTGGGTCCGACAAGTCGCTGAAATTTCACCCTAACTGTAATATATCTactaaaatgcaatttttgttaatattacaAGGGGGCTCCTCCGATGAACATTGACCCTTCAAAAGGCCCGAATTCCTCCTCGGGCTTTAAATCCACCATTTGGTAGTCTTCGTTAATCATGAATCTAACATGATATTTATTGTAGTCGATCCAGAGTTTGTGCCATTCACCCCCATTGAGGCGTCTTCCAGAATCAATCACCAATTCCTTCGAAACTCCAGTGTTCAAAGTAAAATTGAATGTGAGTTGAAAATCTGGGTTGTTTacgaaaaatacataaaaatttcatttttaaaatgtagttttACCGCTGGTAAGAGCCACCATGAAACTAGGATAATTGGGTCTGATTGGTGGTTGGTAAAGCAAAATGGCCTTCTTGCCTGTTGTTCTAAAGGAGAAGGCCAGATCTCCTTTCCTCCATCCAGGCACCTCAATGTAAGATTGACTGGTAGTGAATGTAACCACGTACCTTTGGGTGTCTAGAAATTCATAGAGCTTAGAGCACCTTTTAAGCTATTGCGCGAAGAAGACATACTAGTTTCGACACACTCCAGAGGCCCCAAAGTGATTCTTCCCAAAGCATCCTGGGGCAAATCGGATTGCTGTAGGAAGTACATTTCTGTAATACCCAAACTGTCGGCTAAAAGAAGTTATTTCggattagaaaaaaaatgataacgATGAAAATTCAGTTATCACCAGTAGTAAAATAGCCATCATCAGTGTTCCATTTGTCGTCTGAGACATTATCGCAGTTGCACCATTGGTTGGGAGTCTCGCATTTGTGAGTGATTGAGCAGGGACAAGTACCTCTAAAGAATAAGGAAATTGACTTTTTCAAGATAGAATCAAAGATACATTGGAGGGTATCCATTAGCACTTTTTCCGTCAGTAgctataatttttagaattttttggtTTCACTCTTTA
This DNA window, taken from Euwallacea similis isolate ESF13 chromosome 5, ESF131.1, whole genome shotgun sequence, encodes the following:
- the axo gene encoding axotactin isoform X2: MMMINHVLVLALLSSAFARPELTHQEHCPGNPEKGPCNRNIFKWAFDHEQRECITFIWGGCGGNDKNRFDSEKQCIEKCFVSSEIKNETALARNVSVIPREKRGPKLTFLENGSENTFMFAQSNTFIQIDGDIIQTFQLRLCRQISFQFRTRLPHGLLVYHNVKVPHGVSLQPYALYIIVQQGQLKVVHVYGKHSTALTVGRGLNNDQWHAVTVRIDVHAAKLLATVDDLRDDTDLKGLDTENNYGVTANVTSVILIGGLSSEERLHGVKYIIESFVGCIKDVVLNTGKSASDLLQISPLIATKHENVQEGCKNICLTSENLCFRGSRCVNHYYTRTCDCFGTKYEGEFCDIYTATILTLRGSSYVSYRVYDWKDRVHSSVTRFSMMFKTRFDNSALLYAAGGDQGIDHYIAASIFNESVYVVMDFGGNHPVSIIMGKTPEFKLHEWNNLTIFHEHEKVHVILNDEIKTINITGNPLLYIDPEIYIGGGPELQKKTGLKSTNNFVGSLKYVFYNDISIIYELHKSNPKVHYIGILRPEFFESDVQIIPITFPFSASHIWWHNDHVDSLSLSFHFKASSNLSVIASSEAQTGLYWEVRVVNDEVRFELLDSVKNATHLISVKKTPGIWHFLNVTYFDGDITVSIDRKGKTEKISDLKFAVGDKIKIAAGSRSNAGLVGCMRDIEVNGVQLEPRNVLQTERVVGEVMLDDCRFVDACQRPNTCEHGGKCSVKENRLTCDCTNTGYIGTNCHFAFYRKTCEELALLGYTKPDVYLIDIDGNGRFPPAHVRCEFQSIEESTKTIVEHNLPSQMDVRSPSEQDFSFSIKYREFNAEMLQELVSHSLNCSQYIKYDCFKAPLELHSTTWFMSSANQTVDFIGDVKRGTCPCSITHKCETPNQWCNCDNVSDDKWNTDDGYFTTADSLGITEMYFLQQSDLPQDALGRITLGPLECVETNTQRYVVTFTTSQSYIEVPGWRKGDLAFSFRTTGKKAILLYQPPIRPNYPSFMVALTSDFQLTFNFTLNTGVSKELVIDSGRRLNGGEWHKLWIDYNKYHVRFMINEDYQMVDLKPEEEFGPFEGSMFIGGAPFDLSDPRTSVHQGLIGCFRGLVVNDEVLDIYSYMSVHLSEIIKDCKPSCVPNPCKNKAQCKELWSTFECICPNPWAYKGQYCETNININAVTFTQSESYIHKNYFTNDTEEEKAVLSDIFKKRILVNLRTYDNYSLVFYANDHLNNFVHLHIIEGRKVEYLFNRENQIYNITVPFKDLNSSKPVQIAIVREANKTTMFVNDRNSSIPLGIKLLEVYSNKPWTNPDKEVLAPQRPPAPPTEYFQLYVGGYDIETLLKVSDDLTDLPGYVGCFRGFQIGDTLIDLPTKINQTRKGVIANCNMKCDEEPCKNGGTCIEDFRNQEHTCDCEHTSYYGEFCNEEKGADFNGEAILSRRFILNDTVDHVKIQVAFSSQDARQKNTVLLLLQTENNRSYYLLVGLSMEGYLIIQEDREGAVFSATVNKKSFINGARHSVYYKRDFNESELLVDKERTIMEQIPAQTFSNIPDSGANEVQIGGQETNDPRFAIFKKFSGCLSNILIEVNEHVMKPLEEYMLFTKTGTENINISNSHGVRSAQCSADFDIVHEKTPGTPNLNISQGKDKTWVQDAPQRVLYTSFYATDSVEEDNVEHLIIIILASFFVLVLICISYDVYRTNKNYKQRKEFETDAGILLSKQQAALMLQDNNKPPADLEPTKQPNGKVHNAEQTNGTTKITAGFEKEIPIPEEVPLNPLKKSDSRRERQKRISFRDSASELTWDTPDVTSEILSPMLEEDEENANEEENYEDFDDEEDDEVPDLLLKNGVFNSMEPQQQRPVSIAVPEPSKIERLLEESLSDQQDQNISIKQQGPSIYRPAKISINSRPLLVGEHNRKFDNPLSYLGGPKLPHKNRSSIESVVSID
- the axo gene encoding axotactin isoform X1, whose protein sequence is MMMINHVLVLALLSSAFARPELTHQEHCPGNPEKGPCNRNIFKWAFDHEQRECITFIWGGCGGNDKNRFDSEKQCIEKCFVSSEIKNETALARNVSVIPREKRGPKLTFLENGSENTFMFAQSNTFIQIDGDIIQTFQLRLCRQISFQFRTRLPHGLLVYHNVKVPHGVSLQPYALYIIVQQGQLKVVHVYGKHSTALTVGRGLNNDQWHAVTVRIDVHAAKLLATVDDLRDDTDLKGLDTENNYGVTANVTSVILIGGLSSEERLHGVKYIIESFVGCIKDVVLNTGKSASDLLQISPLIATKHENVQEGCKNICLTSENLCFRGSRCVNHYYTRTCDCFGTKYEGEFCDIYTATILTLRGSSYVSYRVYDWKDRVHSSVTRFSMMFKTRFDNSALLYAAGGDQGIDHYIAASIFNESVYVVMDFGGNHPVSIIMGKTPEFKLHEWNNLTIFHEHEKVHVILNDEIKTINITGNPLLYIDPEIYIGGGPELQKKTGLKSTNNFVGSLKYVFYNDISIIYELHKSNPKVHYIGILRPEFFESDVQIIPITFPFSASHIWWHNDHVDSLSLSFHFKASSNLSVIASSEAQTGLYWEVRVVNDEVRFELLDSVKNATHLISVKKTPGIWHFLNVTYFDGDITVSIDRKGKTEKISDLKFAVGDKIKIAAGSRSNAGLVGCMRDIEVNGVQLEPRNVLQTERVVGEVMLDDCRFVDACQRPNTCEHGGKCSVKENRLTCDCTNTGYIGTNCHFAFYRKTCEELALLGYTKPDVYLIDIDGNGRFPPAHVRCEFQSIEESTKTIVEHNLPSQMDVRSPSEQDFSFSIKYREFNAEMLQELVSHSLNCSQYIKYDCFKAPLELHSTTWFMSSANQTVDFIGDVKRGTCPCSITHKCETPNQWCNCDNVSDDKWNTDDGYFTTADSLGITEMYFLQQSDLPQDALGRITLGPLECVETNTQRYVVTFTTSQSYIEVPGWRKGDLAFSFRTTGKKAILLYQPPIRPNYPSFMVALTSDFQLTFNFTLNTGVSKELVIDSGRRLNGGEWHKLWIDYNKYHVRFMINEDYQMVDLKPEEEFGPFEGSMFIGGAPFDLSDPRTSVHQGLIGCFRGLVVNDEVLDIYSYMSVHLSEIIKDCKPSCVPNPCKNKAQCKELWSTFECICPNPWAYKGQYCETNININAVTFTQSESYIHKNYFTNDTEEEKAVLSDIFKKRILVNLRTYDNYSLVFYANDHLNNFVHLHIIEGRKVEYLFNRENQIYNITVPFKDLNSSKPVQIAIVREANKTTMFVNDRNSSIPLGIKLLEVYSNKPWTNPDKEVLAPQRPPAPPTEYFQLYVGGYDIETLLKVSDDLTDLPGYVGCFRGFQIGDTLIDLPTKINQTRKGVIANCNMKCDEEPCKNGGTCIEDFRNQEHTCDCEHTSYYGEFCNEEKGADFNGEAILSRRFILNDTVDHVKIQVAFSSQDARQKNTVLLLLQTENNRSYYLLVGLSMEGYLIIQEDREGAVFSATVNKKSFINGARHSVYYKRDFNESELLVDKERTIMEQIPAQTFSNIPDSGANEVQIGGQETNDPRFAIFKKFSGCLSNILIEVNEHVMKPLEEYMLFTKTGTENINISNSHGVRSAQCSADFDIVHEKTPGTPNLNISQGKDKTWVQDAPQRVLYTSFYATDSVEEDNVEHLIIIILASFFVLVLICISYDVYRTNKNYKQRKEFETDAGILLSKQQAALMLQDNNKPPADLEPTKQPNGKVHNAEQTNGTTKITAGFEKEIPIPEEVPLNPLKKSDSRRERQKRISFRDSASELTWDTPDVTSEILSPMLEEDEENANEEENYEDFDDEEDDEVPDLVSSRGNLLGMAPISSISEVTLADRGSLLLKNGVFNSMEPQQQRPVSIAVPEPSKIERLLEESLSDQQDQNISIKQQGPSIYRPAKISINSRPLLVGEHNRKFDNPLSYLGGPKLPHKNRSSIESVVSID
- the axo gene encoding axotactin isoform X4; protein product: MMMINHVLVLALLSSAFARPELTHQEHCPGNPEKGPCNRNIFKWAFDHEQRECITFIWGGCGGNDKNRFDSEKQCIEKCFVSSEIKNETALARNVSVIPREKRGPKLTFLENGSENTFMFAQSNTFIQIDGDIIQTFQLRLCRQISFQFRTRLPHGLLVYHNVKVPHGVSLQPYALYIIVQQGQLKVVHVYGKHSTALTVGRGLNNDQWHAVTVRIDVHAAKLLATVDDLRDDTDLKGLDTENNYGVTANVTSVILIGGLSSEERLHGVKYIIESFVGCIKDVVLNTGKSASDLLQISPLIATKHENVQEGCKNICLTSENLCFRGSRCVNHYYTRTCDCFGTKYEGEFCDIYTATILTLRGSSYVSYRVYDWKDRVHSSVTRFSMMFKTRFDNSALLYAAGGDQGIDHYIAASIFNESVYVVMDFGGNHPVSIIMGKTPEFKLHEWNNLTIFHEHEKVHVILNDEIKTINITGNPLLYIDPEIYIGGGPELQKKTGLKSTNNFVGSLKYVFYNDISIIYELHKSNPKVHYIGILRPEFFESDVQIIPITFPFSASHIWWHNDHVDSLSLSFHFKASSNLSVIASSEAQTGLYWEVRVVNDEVRFELLDSVKNATHLISVKKTPGIWHFLNVTYFDGDITVSIDRKGKTEKISDLKFAVGDKIKIAAGSRSNAGLVGCMRDIEVNGVQLEPRNVLQTERVVGEVMLDDCRFVDACQRPNTCEHGGKCSVKENRLTCDCTNTGYIGTNCHFAFYRKTCEELALLGYTKPDVYLIDIDGNGRFPPAHVRCEFQSIEESTKTIVEHNLPSQMDVRSPSEQDFSFSIKYREFNAEMLQELVSHSLNCSQYIKYDCFKAPLELHSTTWFMSSANQTVDFIGDVKRGTCPCSITHKCETPNQWCNCDNVSDDKWNTDDGYFTTADSLGITEMYFLQQSDLPQDALGRITLGPLECVETNTQRYVVTFTTSQSYIEVPGWRKGDLAFSFRTTGKKAILLYQPPIRPNYPSFMVALTSDFQLTFNFTLNTGVSKELVIDSGRRLNGGEWHKLWIDYNKYHVRFMINEDYQMVDLKPEEEFGPFEGSMFIGGAPFDLSDPRTSVHQGLIGCFRGLVVNDEVLDIYSYMSVHLSEIIKDCKPSCVPNPCKNKAQCKELWSTFECICPNPWAYKGQYCETNININAVTFTQSESYIHKNYFTNDTEEEKAVLSDIFKKRILVNLRTYDNYSLVFYANDHLNNFVHLHIIEGRKVEYLFNRENQIYNITVPFKDLNSSKPVQIAIVREANKTTMFVNDRNSSIPLGIKLLEVYSNKPWTNPDKEVLAPQRPPAPPTEYFQLYVGGYDIETLLKVSDDLTDLPGYVGCFRGFQIGDTLIDLPTKINQTRKGVIANCNMKCDEEPCKNGGTCIEDFRNQEHTCDCEHTSYYGEFCNEEKGADFNGEAILSRRFILNDTVDHVKIQVAFSSQDARQKNTVLLLLQTENNRSYYLLVGLSMEGYLIIQEDREGAVFSATVNKKSFINGARHSVYYKRDFNESELLVDKERTIMEQIPAQTFSNIPDSGANEVQIGGQETNDPRFAIFKKFSGCLSNILIEVNEHVMKPLEEYMLFTKTGTENINISNSHGVRSAQCSADFDIVHEKTPGTPNLNISQGKDKTWVQDAPQRVLYTSFYATDSVEEDNVEHLIIIILASFFVLVLICISYDVYRTNKNYKQRKEFETDAGILLSKQQAALMLQDNNKPPADLEPTKQPNGKVHNAEQTNGTTKITAGFEKEIPIPEEVPLNPLKKSDSRRERQKRISFRDSASELTWDTPDVTSEILSPMLEEDEENANEEENYEDFDDEEDDEVPDLEIRPPTPPSRRGSKLPPPNIHPMATTLPYMIEESSSSV
- the axo gene encoding axotactin isoform X3: MMMINHVLVLALLSSAFARPELTHQEHCPGNPEKGPCNRNIFKWAFDHEQRECITFIWGGCGGNDKNRFDSEKQCIEKCFVSSEIKNETALARNVSVIPREKRGPKLTFLENGSENTFMFAQSNTFIQIDGDIIQTFQLRLCRQISFQFRTRLPHGLLVYHNVKVPHGVSLQPYALYIIVQQGQLKVVHVYGKHSTALTVGRGLNNDQWHAVTVRIDVHAAKLLATVDDLRDDTDLKGLDTENNYGVTANVTSVILIGGLSSEERLHGVKYIIESFVGCIKDVVLNTGKSASDLLQISPLIATKHENVQEGCKNICLTSENLCFRGSRCVNHYYTRTCDCFGTKYEGEFCDIYTATILTLRGSSYVSYRVYDWKDRVHSSVTRFSMMFKTRFDNSALLYAAGGDQGIDHYIAASIFNESVYVVMDFGGNHPVSIIMGKTPEFKLHEWNNLTIFHEHEKVHVILNDEIKTINITGNPLLYIDPEIYIGGGPELQKKTGLKSTNNFVGSLKYVFYNDISIIYELHKSNPKVHYIGILRPEFFESDVQIIPITFPFSASHIWWHNDHVDSLSLSFHFKASSNLSVIASSEAQTGLYWEVRVVNDEVRFELLDSVKNATHLISVKKTPGIWHFLNVTYFDGDITVSIDRKGKTEKISDLKFAVGDKIKIAAGSRSNAGLVGCMRDIEVNGVQLEPRNVLQTERVVGEVMLDDCRFVDACQRPNTCEHGGKCSVKENRLTCDCTNTGYIGTNCHFAFYRKTCEELALLGYTKPDVYLIDIDGNGRFPPAHVRCEFQSIEESTKTIVEHNLPSQMDVRSPSEQDFSFSIKYREFNAEMLQELVSHSLNCSQYIKYDCFKAPLELHSTTWFMSSANQTVDFIGDVKRGTCPCSITHKCETPNQWCNCDNVSDDKWNTDDGYFTTADSLGITEMYFLQQSDLPQDALGRITLGPLECVETNTQRYVVTFTTSQSYIEVPGWRKGDLAFSFRTTGKKAILLYQPPIRPNYPSFMVALTSDFQLTFNFTLNTGVSKELVIDSGRRLNGGEWHKLWIDYNKYHVRFMINEDYQMVDLKPEEEFGPFEGSMFIGGAPFDLSDPRTSVHQGLIGCFRGLVVNDEVLDIYSYMSVHLSEIIKDCKPSCVPNPCKNKAQCKELWSTFECICPNPWAYKGQYCETNININAVTFTQSESYIHKNYFTNDTEEEKAVLSDIFKKRILVNLRTYDNYSLVFYANDHLNNFVHLHIIEGRKVEYLFNRENQIYNITVPFKDLNSSKPVQIAIVREANKTTMFVNDRNSSIPLGIKLLEVYSNKPWTNPDKEVLAPQRPPAPPTEYFQLYVGGYDIETLLKVSDDLTDLPGYVGCFRGFQIGDTLIDLPTKINQTRKGVIANCNMKCDEEPCKNGGTCIEDFRNQEHTCDCEHTSYYGEFCNEEKGADFNGEAILSRRFILNDTVDHVKIQVAFSSQDARQKNTVLLLLQTENNRSYYLLVGLSMEGYLIIQEDREGAVFSATVNKKSFINGARHSVYYKRDFNESELLVDKERTIMEQIPAQTFSNIPDSGANEVQIGGQETNDPRFAIFKKFSGCLSNILIEVNEHVMKPLEEYMLFTKTGTENINISNSHGVRSAQCSADFDIVHEKTPGTPNLNISQGKDKTWVQDAPQRVLYTSFYATDSVEEDNVEHLIIIILASFFVLVLICISYDVYRTNKNYKQRKEFETDAGILLSKQQAALMLQDNNKPPADLEPTKQPNGKVHNAEQTNGTTKITAGFEKEIPIPEEVPLNPLKKSDSRRERQKRISFRDSASELTWDTPDVTSEILSPMLEEDEENANEEENYEDFDDEEDDEVPDLVSSRGNLLGMAPISSISEVTLADRGSLEIRPPTPPSRRGSKLPPPNIHPMATTLPYMIEESSSSV